The proteins below are encoded in one region of Helicoverpa armigera isolate CAAS_96S chromosome 11, ASM3070526v1, whole genome shotgun sequence:
- the LOC110375579 gene encoding alanine aminotransferase 1 isoform X1, with product MSQIKLMSRAGRVVSGATAELGETLAVQSQARHTPIRTMCCSNEKTLTMENLNPKIIKLQYAVRGPLVARAAVIKKELEKGAKKPFKTVINANLGDAHAMQQIPITFIRQVIACAVYPDLIKTADFPDDVKERAQSILKACAGQKSVGAYSSSYGMDMIRNHVAEYIECRDGHPAKWENVVLCAGASSGIKHCLELFCNKVDGKDTGVLIPIPQYPLYSATLAEYGLGQVGYYLDENNGWVLDVAELERAMCDASDKYAVRALVAINPGNPTGQVLKRENIEKIIKFAKENSLMIFADEVYQDNVYAKGSKFYSFKKVMTEMGAPYNTVELASFMSISKGYMGECGLRGGWMELCNLDPDVQANLYKAISAMLCPSTIGQIVVDCIARTPAPGDPSYEQFECEKSNTLDSLAKRAKMIVETFNKMEGFKCNVVQGAMYAFPRIQLPKRAVEEAKKAGVPADGFYAKRLLEDTGICIIPGSGFGQSPGTYHFRTTILPQPKLLKEMLVIFQAFHQKFTKEYA from the exons AtgtcacaaataaaattgatgagCCGCGCCGGGCGCGTGGTCTCCGGCGCCACGGCGGAGCTCGGGGAGACCCTGGCGGTGCAGTCACAAGCGCGACACACCCCTATCAGGACCATGTGCTGCTCAAACGAGAAGACCCTCACTATGGAAAACCTAAATCCCAAGATTATAAAGCTGCAGTATGCAGTGCGTGGACCTCTTGTAGCACGAGCTGCAGTCATTAAAAAGGAACTTGAAAAG GGAGCGAAGAAGCCATTCAAGACTGTGATAAATGCAAATCTGGGAGATGCGCACGCTATGCAGCAGATACCCATCACCTTCATCAGACAG GTCATTGCTTGTGCGGTTTACCCTGACCTGATAAAAACTGCAGACTTTCCAGACGATGTTAAAGAAAGAGCTCAGTCGATACTGAAAGCATGTGCTGG TCAAAAGTCAGTGGGCGCATACTCATCATCGTACGGCATGGACATGATTCGAAACCACGTGGCGGAGTACATCGAGTGTCGAGACGGTCACCCCGCTAAATGGGAGAACGTCGTCCTGTGCGCCGGCGCATCCAGCGGCATCAAGCACTGCCTCGAACTGTTCTGCAACAAAGTCGACGGCAAGGACACCG GAGTGCTGATCCCGATCCCTCAGTACCCGCTGTACTCGGCAACATTGGCGGAGTACGGACTGGGACAGGTGGGCTACTACCTGGATGAGAACAATGGCTGGGTACTAGATGTGGCGGAGCTGGAGCGGGCTATGTGCGATGCTAGCGACAAGTATGCAGTACGAGCCCTCGTCGCCATCAACCCCGGGAACCCCACTGGGCAG GTGTTGAAACgagaaaacatagaaaaaatcATAAAGTTTGCCAAAGAGAATTCTTTGATGATATTCGCAGATGAAGTGTACCAGGACAACGTATACGCCAAGGGCAGCAAGTTCTATTCTTTCAAGAAg GTGATGACGGAGATGGGTGCCCCGTACAACACGGTGGAGCTGGCGTCGTTCATGTCCATCAGCAAGGGCTACATGGGCGAGTGCGGGCTGCGCGGCGGCTGGATGGAGCTCTGCAACCTCGACCCCGACGTGCAGGCCAACCTCTACAAGGCCATCTCCGCCATGCTCTGCCCAAGCACGATTGGACAGATTGTCGTCGATTGCATC GCGCGGACGCCGGCTCCGGGTGACCCTTCCTACGAGCAGTTTGAGTGCGAGAAGTCCAACACGCTGGACTCGCTCGCCAAGAGAGCTAAGATGATCGTCGAAACCTTCAACAAGATGGAAGGCTTCAAGTGTAACGTTGTACAG GGCGCGATGTACGCGTTCCCGCGCATCCAGCTGCCCAAGCGCGCCGTGGAGGAGGCGAAGAAGGCCGGCGTGCCCGCCGACGGCTTCTACGCCAAGCGCCTGCTCGAGGATACCG GTATCTGCATAATCCCCGGGTCTGGCTTCGGACAGAGTCCCGGCACATACCACTTCCGCACCACCATCCTGCCGCAGCCGAAGCTGCTGAAGGAGATGCTCGTCATCTTCCAGGCCTTCCACCAGAAGTTCACCAAGGAATACGCGTAA
- the LOC110375579 gene encoding alanine aminotransferase 1 isoform X2: MSQIKLMSRAGRVVSGATAELGETLAVQSQARHTPIRTMCCSNEKTLTMENLNPKIIKLQYAVRGPLVARAAVIKKELEKVIACAVYPDLIKTADFPDDVKERAQSILKACAGQKSVGAYSSSYGMDMIRNHVAEYIECRDGHPAKWENVVLCAGASSGIKHCLELFCNKVDGKDTGVLIPIPQYPLYSATLAEYGLGQVGYYLDENNGWVLDVAELERAMCDASDKYAVRALVAINPGNPTGQVLKRENIEKIIKFAKENSLMIFADEVYQDNVYAKGSKFYSFKKVMTEMGAPYNTVELASFMSISKGYMGECGLRGGWMELCNLDPDVQANLYKAISAMLCPSTIGQIVVDCIARTPAPGDPSYEQFECEKSNTLDSLAKRAKMIVETFNKMEGFKCNVVQGAMYAFPRIQLPKRAVEEAKKAGVPADGFYAKRLLEDTGICIIPGSGFGQSPGTYHFRTTILPQPKLLKEMLVIFQAFHQKFTKEYA, from the exons AtgtcacaaataaaattgatgagCCGCGCCGGGCGCGTGGTCTCCGGCGCCACGGCGGAGCTCGGGGAGACCCTGGCGGTGCAGTCACAAGCGCGACACACCCCTATCAGGACCATGTGCTGCTCAAACGAGAAGACCCTCACTATGGAAAACCTAAATCCCAAGATTATAAAGCTGCAGTATGCAGTGCGTGGACCTCTTGTAGCACGAGCTGCAGTCATTAAAAAGGAACTTGAAAAG GTCATTGCTTGTGCGGTTTACCCTGACCTGATAAAAACTGCAGACTTTCCAGACGATGTTAAAGAAAGAGCTCAGTCGATACTGAAAGCATGTGCTGG TCAAAAGTCAGTGGGCGCATACTCATCATCGTACGGCATGGACATGATTCGAAACCACGTGGCGGAGTACATCGAGTGTCGAGACGGTCACCCCGCTAAATGGGAGAACGTCGTCCTGTGCGCCGGCGCATCCAGCGGCATCAAGCACTGCCTCGAACTGTTCTGCAACAAAGTCGACGGCAAGGACACCG GAGTGCTGATCCCGATCCCTCAGTACCCGCTGTACTCGGCAACATTGGCGGAGTACGGACTGGGACAGGTGGGCTACTACCTGGATGAGAACAATGGCTGGGTACTAGATGTGGCGGAGCTGGAGCGGGCTATGTGCGATGCTAGCGACAAGTATGCAGTACGAGCCCTCGTCGCCATCAACCCCGGGAACCCCACTGGGCAG GTGTTGAAACgagaaaacatagaaaaaatcATAAAGTTTGCCAAAGAGAATTCTTTGATGATATTCGCAGATGAAGTGTACCAGGACAACGTATACGCCAAGGGCAGCAAGTTCTATTCTTTCAAGAAg GTGATGACGGAGATGGGTGCCCCGTACAACACGGTGGAGCTGGCGTCGTTCATGTCCATCAGCAAGGGCTACATGGGCGAGTGCGGGCTGCGCGGCGGCTGGATGGAGCTCTGCAACCTCGACCCCGACGTGCAGGCCAACCTCTACAAGGCCATCTCCGCCATGCTCTGCCCAAGCACGATTGGACAGATTGTCGTCGATTGCATC GCGCGGACGCCGGCTCCGGGTGACCCTTCCTACGAGCAGTTTGAGTGCGAGAAGTCCAACACGCTGGACTCGCTCGCCAAGAGAGCTAAGATGATCGTCGAAACCTTCAACAAGATGGAAGGCTTCAAGTGTAACGTTGTACAG GGCGCGATGTACGCGTTCCCGCGCATCCAGCTGCCCAAGCGCGCCGTGGAGGAGGCGAAGAAGGCCGGCGTGCCCGCCGACGGCTTCTACGCCAAGCGCCTGCTCGAGGATACCG GTATCTGCATAATCCCCGGGTCTGGCTTCGGACAGAGTCCCGGCACATACCACTTCCGCACCACCATCCTGCCGCAGCCGAAGCTGCTGAAGGAGATGCTCGTCATCTTCCAGGCCTTCCACCAGAAGTTCACCAAGGAATACGCGTAA
- the LOC110375571 gene encoding alanine aminotransferase 1 produces the protein MSQIKLISRASRVLSGAAVRSELSEAVSVQSQPRHTTIRTMASTQNKTLTLETLNPNIKKLEYAVRGPLVARAGEIEKELEKGAQKPFKRVIKANIGDAHAMGQQPITFIRQVLACVVQPELIKTDQFPADVKQRAQTILDACGGSSVGSYTMSHGIELIRRHVAEYIERRDGHAARWQDIVLTGGASNGIKNCLQLLCNQVGGKDSGVLIPIPQYPLYSASLAEYGLAQVGYYLNEDANWALDVAELERAYSEGSRDHAVRAIVVINPGNPTGQVLTRANIEGIIKFAHKHSLFVFADEVYQDNVYDKDSKFFSFKKVMTEMGAPYNTVELASFMSISKGYMGECGLRGGWMELCNLDPDVQANLYKAISAMLCPTTLGQTAVDCVARPPVAGEPSYELWLKEKTAVLQSLDKRAKMIVDTFNSMEGFSCNVVQGAMYAFPSIHLPPKAIEAAKAANQLPDVFYAFKLLEETGICVVPGSGFGQRPGTYHFRTTILPQPQLLQEMLDIFQAFHQKFTKEYA, from the exons ATGTCTCAAATAAAGTTGATAAGCCGCGCTAGTCGCGTTTTGTCCGGCGCAGCAGTGCGGTCGGAGCTCAGCGAGGCAGTCTCTGTTCAGTCGCAACCACGACACACCACTATCCGAACCATGGCTAGCACACAGAACAAAACCCTCACATTAGAAACACTAAATCCCAACATCAAGAAATTGGAATATGCCGTGCGCGGACCTCTCGTCGCTCGAGCCGGTGAAATCGAAAAGGAGCTAGAAAAG GGCGCACAGAAACCGTTCAAGCGCGTCATCAAGGCTAACATCGGAGATGCGCACGCTATGGGGCAGCAGCCCATCACCTTCATCAGACAG GTGTTGGCTTGCGTGGTACAACCCGAGCTGATCAAGACGGATCAGTTCCCCGCCGACGTGAAGCAGAGGGCGCAGACCATCCTAGATGCTTGCGG CGGTAGCTCCGTGGGGTCGTACACGATGTCGCACGGCATCGAGCTGATCCGGCGCCACGTGGCGGAGTACATCGAGCGGCGCGACGGCCACGCGGCGCGCTGGCAGGACATCGTGCTCACCGGCGGCGCCTCCAACGGCATCAAGAACTGCCTGCAGCTGCTCTGCAACCAGGTCGGCGGGAAGGACTCCG GCGTGCTGATCCCGATCCCGCAGTACCCGCTGTACTCGGCGTCGCTGGCGGAGTACGGGCTGGCGCAGGTGGGCTACTACCTCAACGAGGACGCCAACTGGGCGCTCGACGTGGCCGAGCTCGAGCGCGCCTACAGCGAGGGGAGTCGCGACCACGCCGTGCGGGCCATCGTCGTCATCAACCCCGGGAACCCCACTGGACAG GTGTTGACCCGCGCGAACATCGAGGGCATCATCAAGTTCGCGCACAAGCACAGCCTGTTCGTGTTCGCGGACGAGGTCTACCAGGACAACGTCTACGACAAGGACAGCAAGTTCTTCTCATTCAAGAAG GTGATGACGGAGATGGGTGCCCCGTACAACACGGTGGAGCTGGCGTCGTTCATGTCCATCAGCAAGGGCTACATGGGCGAGTGCGGGCTGCGCGGCGGCTGGATGGAGCTCTGCAACCTCGACCCCGACGTGCAGGCCAACCTCTACAAGGCCATCTCCGCCATGCTCTGCCCCACCACGCTCGGCCAGACTGCCGTGGATTGCGTC GCTCGTCCGCCCGTGGCCGGCGAGCCGTCGTACGAGCTGTGGCTGAAGGAGAAGACAGCCGTGCTGCAGTCGCTGGACAAGCGAGCCAAGATGATCGTCGACACCTTCAACAGCATGGAGGGCTTCTCCTGTAATGTTGTACAG GGTGCAATGTACGCGTTCCCGAGCATCCACCTGCCGCCCAAGGCCATCGAGGCGGCCAAGGCGGCCAACCAGCTGCCCGACGTCTTCTACGCCTTCAAACTGCTGGAGGAGACAG GTATCTGCGTGGTCCCGGGGTCCGGGTTCGGGCAGCGTCCCGGCACGTACCACTTCCGCACCACCATCCTGCCGCAGCCGCAGCTGCTGCAGGAGATGCTGGACATCTTCCAGGCCTTCCACCAGAAGTTCACCAAGGAGTACGCGTAA
- the LOC110375579 gene encoding alanine aminotransferase 1 isoform X3, whose product MSQIKLMSRAGRVVSGATAELGETLAVQSQARHTPIRTMCCSNEKTLTMENLNPKIIKLQYAVRGPLVARAAVIKKELEKGAKKPFKTVINANLGDAHAMQQIPITFIRQVIACAVYPDLIKTADFPDDVKERAQSILKACAGQKSVGAYSSSYGMDMIRNHVAEYIECRDGHPAKWENVVLCAGASSGIKHCLELFCNKVDGKDTGVLIPIPQYPLYSATLAEYGLGQVGYYLDENNGWVLDVAELERAMCDASDKYAVRALVAINPGNPTGQVLKRENIEKIIKFAKENSLMIFADEVYQDNVYAKGSKFYSFKKVMTEMGAPYNTVELASFMSISKGYMGECGLRGGWMELCNLDPDVQANLYKAISAMLCPSTIGQIVVDCIARTPAPGDPSYEQFECEKSNTLDSLAKRAKMIVETFNKMEGFKCNVVQVSA is encoded by the exons AtgtcacaaataaaattgatgagCCGCGCCGGGCGCGTGGTCTCCGGCGCCACGGCGGAGCTCGGGGAGACCCTGGCGGTGCAGTCACAAGCGCGACACACCCCTATCAGGACCATGTGCTGCTCAAACGAGAAGACCCTCACTATGGAAAACCTAAATCCCAAGATTATAAAGCTGCAGTATGCAGTGCGTGGACCTCTTGTAGCACGAGCTGCAGTCATTAAAAAGGAACTTGAAAAG GGAGCGAAGAAGCCATTCAAGACTGTGATAAATGCAAATCTGGGAGATGCGCACGCTATGCAGCAGATACCCATCACCTTCATCAGACAG GTCATTGCTTGTGCGGTTTACCCTGACCTGATAAAAACTGCAGACTTTCCAGACGATGTTAAAGAAAGAGCTCAGTCGATACTGAAAGCATGTGCTGG TCAAAAGTCAGTGGGCGCATACTCATCATCGTACGGCATGGACATGATTCGAAACCACGTGGCGGAGTACATCGAGTGTCGAGACGGTCACCCCGCTAAATGGGAGAACGTCGTCCTGTGCGCCGGCGCATCCAGCGGCATCAAGCACTGCCTCGAACTGTTCTGCAACAAAGTCGACGGCAAGGACACCG GAGTGCTGATCCCGATCCCTCAGTACCCGCTGTACTCGGCAACATTGGCGGAGTACGGACTGGGACAGGTGGGCTACTACCTGGATGAGAACAATGGCTGGGTACTAGATGTGGCGGAGCTGGAGCGGGCTATGTGCGATGCTAGCGACAAGTATGCAGTACGAGCCCTCGTCGCCATCAACCCCGGGAACCCCACTGGGCAG GTGTTGAAACgagaaaacatagaaaaaatcATAAAGTTTGCCAAAGAGAATTCTTTGATGATATTCGCAGATGAAGTGTACCAGGACAACGTATACGCCAAGGGCAGCAAGTTCTATTCTTTCAAGAAg GTGATGACGGAGATGGGTGCCCCGTACAACACGGTGGAGCTGGCGTCGTTCATGTCCATCAGCAAGGGCTACATGGGCGAGTGCGGGCTGCGCGGCGGCTGGATGGAGCTCTGCAACCTCGACCCCGACGTGCAGGCCAACCTCTACAAGGCCATCTCCGCCATGCTCTGCCCAAGCACGATTGGACAGATTGTCGTCGATTGCATC GCGCGGACGCCGGCTCCGGGTGACCCTTCCTACGAGCAGTTTGAGTGCGAGAAGTCCAACACGCTGGACTCGCTCGCCAAGAGAGCTAAGATGATCGTCGAAACCTTCAACAAGATGGAAGGCTTCAAGTGTAACGTTGTACAG GTATCTGCATAA